A genomic segment from Phragmites australis chromosome 6, lpPhrAust1.1, whole genome shotgun sequence encodes:
- the LOC133922048 gene encoding copper transport protein ATX1-like: MAAETVVLKVAMSCEGCSGAVKRVLSKMQGVESFDIDMKEQKVTVKGNVKPDDVFQTVSKTGKKTAFWEGEAAAPAAEAAPSATAESAAVTAAPEISPAKADA, translated from the exons ATGGCCGCTGAG ACTGTTGTCCTCAAGGTTGCTATGTCATGCGAGGGCTGTTCCGGGGCAGTGAAAAGAGTGCTCAGCAAAATGCAAG GAGTTGAGTCCTTCGACATCGACATGAAGGAGCAGAAGGTGACAGTCAAAGGCAATGTCAAGCCAGACGATGTCTTCCAGACGGTTTCCAAGACGGGTAAGAAGACCGCCTTCTGGGAGGGTGAAGCCGCAGCtccagcagcagaagcagctCCTAGCGCCACGGCAGAGTCAGCTGCTGTGACTGCTGCACCAGAAATATCCCCAGCCAAAGCTGATGCTTGA